The Sphingomonas sp. NBWT7 nucleotide sequence GCGCGCGAGGAAGTCGAGCCGCATCTGCTCGAAGTCGCGCACCAGCCCGGCGACGAGCAGTCGCTCCCACGGATCGGACGGAGCGAGCCGCGTCGCCGCCGCCTGCGCCCAATCGAGCCCGAGCGCCTCGCCGAGCCGGGTATAGGCGCGCGTCAATGCGGTCTCGTCGGTCTTCGACTTACCGCTGAGATCGACGAGGCCGATCGCGCCGTCGAGTTCGGACAGGCGCACCACGCGCGCAGCGAGCGCGTCGGGGGCGCCGGCGCGGGCGAGCGAGGCGGCGATCCGCGCGCTTTCCGTCCGCGCCTCGGCGAGCAGCAGGTCGGTCGCCTGCGTCTCGAGCTTGGCGACGCCCTTGCCGATGCGCGCGAGCACGTCGCCCGGCATCGTGCCGGGCGCGACGACGCGCAGCAGATCGGCGACCTGCCCACGGACGGCGCGTGCGACGCCCTCGAACAGCGCGAGGCGACCTGCCTCGGGCATCGCTGTCGTCTCGATATCGAGCCACAGCGTGTCGAGCGCGAACAGTCGTTCGACGACGACGAACATCGCAGCGACGTCACTCAGTGCGGCGCCTTCCTCCTCGGCGAGCTCGAACGGATTGAGCAGGCCGATGCGGTTGACGATGCGGTTGGCGAGCTTGGTCGCGACGATCTCGCCGCGCAGCTGGTGCTTGTCGATCGCCTTGGCGAGCCGCTCGCGCATTGCCGGCGGGAAGGCGGCGTGGAGATCGGGCTCAAGCAGCTTGTCGGCCCCGAGCTCGGCCTGCTCGATCGCGTCCTGAAGCGCGAGCTTGGCGGTCGACAGCAGCACCGCCAGTTCGGGGCGCGTCAGCCCGCGGCCTTCCGCCGAGCGGCGCAGCAGATCCTCGTTCGCCGCCAGCCCTTCGACGCGGCGATCGAGCCGCCCCGATGCCTCGAATATCTCGATCGCGCGCACGTAGCTCGGCACACCGCGCGCGCCGCCGCGCTCGGCGATCGACAGCGCGAGCGTCTGCAGGCGATTGTCCTCCAGCACGAGGTGCGCGACGTCGTCGGTCATCGCGCCGAGCAGTGCGTTGCGATCGTCGAACGAGAGGCGGCCCTCGGCCATCTCGCGGTTGAGCGCGATCTTGATGTTGACCTCGTTGTCCGAGCAATCGACGCCGGCCGAATTGTCGATGAAGTCGGTGTTGATCCGCCCGCCCTTGGCGGAAAACGCGATGCGTGCAGCCTGCGTGACGCCGAGGTTCGCGCCCTCGCCGATCGCCGTCGCGCGCAGCTCTTCCGCATCGACGCGCAGGCGATCGTTGGCGGGATCGCCGACCGCGGCGTTATTCTCGCCCGCCGCCTTCACATAGGTGCCGATGCCGCCGAACCAGATGAGGTCGACCGGCGCCTTGAGGATCGCGGAGATCAGCGCGCCGGGCTCGATCTCGTCGGCCGAGATGTCGAGCGCAGCCTTGATCTCAGGCGACAGGCGGATCGACTTGGCGGCGCGCGGGAAGACGCCGCCGCCGGCCGAGATCAGCGTGGCGTCGTAATCCTGCCAGCTTGAGCGCGGCAGGCTGAACAGCCGCGCGCGTTCCGCCCAGCTCACCGCCGGATCGGGATCGGGATCGAGGAAGATGTGGCGGTGATCGAATGCCGCGACGATCTTGAGCGTCTGCGACAGGAGCATGCCGTTGCCGAACACGTCGCCCGACATGTCGCCGCAGCCGACGACGCGGATCACGTCCTTCTGCACGTCGACGCCACGCTCGGCGAAGTGGCGCTGGACGGAGACCCACGCACCCTTGGCAGTGATGCCCATCGCCTTATGATCGTAGCCCTGCGATCCGCCGCTGGCGAAGGCGTCGCCCAGCCAGAAGCCGCGATCGAGCGCGATCGCATTGGCGACGTCGCTGAACGTCGCGGTGCCCTTGTCCGCGGCGACGACGAAATAGGGGTCCTCGCCGTCGTGGACGCGCACGCCGTCGGGATGGACGACCTTGCCGGCGACGATGTTGTCGGTGATCGACAGAAGCGTGCGGATGAAGATGCGGTAGCTCTCCGTCCCCTCCGCCAGCCAGGCGTCACGATCGGTGGCGGGGTTGGGCAGCTGTTTTGGATAGAAGCCGCCCTTCGCGCCGGTCGGCACGATGACGGCGTTCTTGACGCGCTGCGCCTTCATCAGCCCGAGGATTTCGGTGCGGAAATCGTCGCGCCGGTCGGACCAGCGCAGGCCGCCGCGCGCGACCGGGCCGGCGCGCAGGTGGATGCCCTCGACGCGCGGCGAGTAGACCCAGATCTCGCGCCACGGCAGCGGGGCGGGGAGGCCGGGGATGCGCGCGCTGTCGAGCTTGAACGCCAGCGCCTCGGCCGCGGCGGGGGCGAAGGCGTTGGTGCGCAGCGTGGCCGCGATCACCGCCTTGAACGCGCGCAGGATGCGATCGTCGTCGATCGCGACGATCGCGTCGAGCCCGGCGGCGATCTCGGCATCGATCGCGGCGACGTCTCCCGTCGCGGCAGGATCGTGCGCCAGCGTGAAGCGGTCGATCAGCGCCTTGGCGAGCGCGGGCGCGCGGCCCAGCGCGTCGGCGACGGTGGTGAGGCCGTAGGCGAGGCCTGCCTGGCGCAGATAGCGGAACCAAGCGCGGTAGAGCAGCACCGCCGCGGGCGTGAGCCCGGCGACGAGCATCAGGCGGTTGAACGCGTCGTTCTCCGCGGTGCCGCGCAGCACGTCGGCGATCGCGTCCTCGAGCACGGTGCGATCGATATCGGCGACGTCGGCACGCGTCTCGACGATGAAGTCGTGGACGAAGCTGTCGCTGTCCTCGCGCAGCCGCGTCGGCAGTTCGCCGATCACGCGATAGCCGAAATTCTCGAGCACCGGCACCGCCTCGGACAGCGCCAGCGCGCCGTGCGACTTGTAGATCTTGAGTCGGTGATCCTCGCCTGCCACGGCAGGATAGATCAGCACCGCGCGATCGGCCGCGTCGGCGAGCTCGGATACGCGCAGGATGTCCTCCGCCGCCTCCTCGGGCGTGCTGAGGTTCCTATAATTGGCGGGGAACGACGCCGCCCAGCGCAAGGCGAGGCGCGCGGCGCGCGCCGGCGCCAGCCGCTCGGCGAGCGCGGCCTCGACGTCGCGTTCCCAGCCGCGCACCATCTTGACGAGGCGTGCGTCGAGCGCGGCGGTATCGGGCACCGCGCCGCCCTGGCGCAGGTCGATCGTGTAGCGCAGCATCGCCACCGTGCCGTCTTCGAGCGAGATCGACCAGTTGAGGATCGTGCCGTTCGCTGCCTCCGCCAGCATCTCGCCGATCGCGACACGGCGCGCGGTGGTGAGATCGTCGCGCGGCAGCCACGCGAAGGCGAAGAGGTGGCGGCCGAGCGCCGAGCGCAGCAGCACGAGCTTGGGCCGCGGGCGATCGGCGAGGCTCATCGCGGTGAGCGCGAGCGACTCGACCGCCTCGGCATCGACCGCGGTGACAAGATCGTGCGGCAGCGCGGCCATCGCGTGCGTCAGCGCCTTGCCGGCGTGGCCGGCGGGATCGAAGCCGAGCTTCTTCTCGAGCTCGGCCAGCCGCTGGCGCAGCACGGGCACGCTGCGCGGCGGCGCGTTGAGTGCGGCGGAGGTCCACAGCCCGGCGTGGATCGAGAGGCCGGTGATCCGCCCGCCGTCGCGCAGCGGGACGACGACGAGATCGATCGGCGCGCGGCGATGGACGGGCGAGATCAGGCTCGATTTCAGCAGCAGCGGCGCTGGCTTGCCGGCAGCGAAATAGTCGATCGCGAGGCGACGCGAGCGCTCGGCGAGCAGCGCCGGTTCGTGCGGCTGGCGCGCGATGCCGAGCGGCGCGCGGTCGCTGGTGCCGTCTGCCAGCCAGCGTTCGTGGCCGAGCAGCGTGAAATGGCGATCAAGGAACCAGCGCATCAGCGCTGCGCCCTCGTGATCGCCGCCCGTCTCCTCGAGCATGCCGGCGTCGGCGGCGAGCGTCGCCTGCATCGCACGCCAGTCCGCCACCGCGGCGCGCACGTCGGCGAGGCCGGCGGTGAGATCGTCGACCAGCTCGCGCCGTTCGCGCGCGTCGGCGCGCTCGGTCTCGATATAGATCATCGATTCGCGCGTGCCGCTGTCGCCGACGCCGCCAAGCACGCCGTCGGCGTCGCGACTGACGGGCACGACGGGATGGATGATGCGGTCGATCGCGATGTCGTGCGCGCCGATCGCGCCGGCGATCGAATCGACGAGGAACGGCATATCGTCGTTGACGATGGCGAGGCGCATGCGGCGCGCCGTGCCGTCACCCGGCAGCGTATCGAGCGCGATCGCAACCGTGCCGGGCGCGCGGCGCTCCGCCGTGGCGGCGAGGAACGCAGCCGCCTCCGCCTGTTCCGCGGGGCCGAACCCGTCCAGCTCGCCCGGCAATGCGCCGTGGGTGAGCCGGTCCGCCAGCGCCTGGGTGAGCGCCTTCATCGATGCTTTCGCCATGCGCGCGCCTATGCGCCCGGGCGCGGCGGGGCTCAACCCCGGGTCATCAGTTTCGTATCGATTGAGACGAGATGGCGGCGGTCAGCCGATCGCAGCGAGCGCGCGGGCGGACAGATCGGGATCGTCGGTAACAGTGCCGAACACGTCGAGCCCGCCGGTCGGCGAAACGCGCGCGAGCAGCACTACGAGATCGCCCGGGAAGCCGCGCACGTCGAGCGGCAGCGTGGCGAGCGTCGCATGTTCCGGTGCGCGAGCGGCGGGCGGCGCGATCGCGGCATTGCCGAAGCCCGCGCTCGGCCCGTCCGCCCACACGGCGCCGTGCGCGGTGGGCGCCGGTGCGGTGCGCATCGCACCGGCGAGCTCGGCGAACAGCCGCTGCTGCTCGGCGCTGCCGACCAGCTCCTTCCAGTTGATGACGCCGTAGACGAAATCGATCGTCGACCCGTCGGACGAGAAGGGCATCAGGATGCCGCGATAGAGCGTGTTGTGCCCGCGCGTGCCGACGAACTCCGCCTCGAAGCCGATCGGCGCGCGATTGGCGATGATCTGAAGATAGTGATCGGTCAGCCGCGACAGCAGCGAGCGCTCGGGCACGTCCGAGATGCGCGTGATCCCCGAATCGAGATCGCACTCGTCGCGCAGCGCCTGGCCGAGAAAGCGGATCGAGGGATTGCCGACGCCGTCGGTGAAGTCGAGCAGTACGCTGTTGGGCCCGAAATCCGTGTTCTGCGCGGGATCGAGATCGACGATCGAGGGATAGGCGCGGCCTTGAAGCAGGCCGACCCAGTGATTGTACGCACGCACGTGCATGCGCCGCTCGTCGGTGCCGATGGCGATCATTGGTTCGCCTACGCCGCCTTCGGTGGGATCGTTCCCGTCGCTCGGGCGCGCCTCGTCGAAGCCGCGGATGTCCATGTGCGTCAATCCCCTGGGCAAAGTGCCTCTTGCGCCCGGCTTTGCGGCCAACAGGGTAAAGGGCAGGTAAAGCGCGAGCGCCCGAACACCGGCTTGCACCGATCGAGCGCGCCTGCTACGCGGCAATCATCGACGTGCCCCTTCGGGGCGCGCGGCGCCGCTTTAGCTCAGCTGGTAGAGCATCGCATTCGTAATGCGGGGGTCACAGGTTCGAGTCCTGTAAGCGGCACCATCCTCTCCTTTCATATAAGCTGGTGCTTTGGTTCGGTCGTCTGGCGTGCCGGGGGTGGCGCGTTGGTGCGACTTGGCTGATGCTGCGCAGATCGATCGGCGAAGCGATCGTGCGGGAGGATAGCGTATGGCGGTAGCTGGGGTGCCGAAGGTGCTGGCGTTCGACGTGTTCGGCACGGTGGTCGACTGGCGCACGAGCGTGGCGCGCGAATCCGCGATCTTTCTACAGCGGATCGGGCGGGCGGATATCGACGCTACGCGCTTCACCGACAGATGGCGCTATCGCTACCTCGACGTGATGAAGCGCTATCGCGAGACGGGGCGCAGCTTCACCGTGCTCGATGTTCTGCACCGCGAGATGCTCGACGAGACGCTGCGGGGCGACGGCGTCGATCCTGCCGCGCTCGACCCGGCGCTGTTGCAGGACTGGACGTTCGCCTGGCGGCGGCTCGCGCCTTGGCCCGACAGCGTCGCAGGGTTGGCGCGGCTGAAGACGCGATTTCCGATCGTGACATTGTCGAACGGCAATATCGCGCTGATGCTCGCGCTGGCGCGGCATGCGGGGCTGCCGTGGGATGCGATCCTGGGTGCGGAGGTGACGCAGGCGTACAAGCCTGATCCAGAGGCCTATGTGGGCACCGCGCGGATCCTGGGCGTAGCGCCCGGCGAACTGTGCCTCGTCGCCGCGCATCATAGCGATCTGGCCGCGGCGCGCGCGTGCGGACTCGCCACCGCCTATATCGCGCGACCTGACGAATATGGCGGGCGACGTACCGCGGACGACGACGCGGCGCAGGATTGGGACTGGTCGGCAAACAGCCTGGTGGCGCTGGCCGACGAGTTGGGGTGCCCGCCCGCCGCGTGAGGCGCCGCACGGCGGGGCGTGCGGCCCAGCAGGACAGCCGCGCACCCGTTCGAGCGCGCGGCCTGCGGGTCAGTAGATCAGTTGAGCGGTTCGCCCGAGATGGTGATGCGGTGCATCAGCCGGCGGTGGCCGTGGTAATCGTTCATCGCGCAATGCCACGTCGAGCGATTGTCCCAGATCGCGATCGAGCCGGGCGACCATTGCAGCCGGCACTGGAATTCGTCGCGCATCGCCACCTGATAGAGATAGGTCAGCAGTGGCTGGCTCTCTGCACGCGTCCAGCCTTCGAAATGCAGCGTGAAGGCGGGATTGACGTAGAGGATCTCGCGCCCGGTGCGCGGATGGCGGATGACGACGGGGTGGACGGCGTGGGTGCGCACGTCGTGCCCCTTCAGATCGGCGCCCTGATCGGTCTTCGAATAGATGCCGTCGGCACTGTAGATATGGTCGGCCGAATGGACCGCGCGCATCGTGCGCAGCGTCGCCTTCATGCCTTCCGACAAGGAATCGAACGCGGCGGATAGGCTGGCGAACAGCGTGTCGCCGCCGCTCGGCGGGGTTTCGCGCGCGAGCAGGATCGAGCCCATCGCTGGCACCTGATCGTAGCTGTGATCGGTGTGCCAGCCGCCGCCGATGTTGGTCTGCTGGTTCTCCGCCTTGCGCACCTCGGCAATCTCGGGATGGCCGCCGTTCGCCGGGAAGTAATTGTTGACGTCGATCGTCCCCCAACGGCGCGCAAAGGCGATATGCTGTTCGGGGGTGAGCTGCTGATCGCGGACGAAGACGACGCCGTGATCGGCGAGTGCATCGCGCATTGCGGCAAAGGTGCCGTCGTCGAGCTGGTTGAGATCGACGTCGGTGAATTCGACGCCGATATGCGGGGCGATCTTGCGTTCGGCGGCGCGCGCCAACGTCTGCGAAGCCATGGTCCTCTCCTCTGTCTTGTTGCATCGGCTTTTATGCGAGTCGCGAGCGTGGCATTGTCACCTGCGTGACAATTGCCGACGATCTGATGCCACTGCTGGCACGCAGCGGCTGGTTCGCGCGTCAGCCGGCCGCGTTGCAGCGGCGGTTGGCGGCGGCGGGGCGCGTCGTGTCGCTGGCGGCGGGGCAGTGGGTGTACAGCCAGGGCGACGAAGGCACCGGGCTGTGCGCACTGCTGAGCGGCGCGCTGCGGCTCGAGGTGGCGCTCGATGCCGAGCGCGACGTGCTGATCGGCATCGCGACGCCGCCCGCGATCCTGGGGCAGACGCAGCGGCGCGGCGGCGGGCCGCGGATCGTGACGACGCGCGCCAACGTGCCGTCGCGCGTGCTGCTGATCGCCGACGATGCGCTGGAGAGGGTGGCGGCGGCGGAGCCCGGCGTGTGGCGCGCGGTCAACGAGCTCGTCTACGCGCAGCTCGAGGAGATGACGCGCGTCGCGGCGCGGCTGCTGATCCAGGGCCCGGCGGCGCGCGTCGCGTGGCGTCTGCTGCAGATCGCCGATGGGACGGAGGCGAGGATCGGCCAGGCGGATCTCGCCGAGTTGACCGGCCTGTCGCGCAAGACGGTGAACGCGCATCTCGCGGCGTTCGAGGCGGCGGGAGCAATCACGCGCGGGTATCGCGGCGTGCGCATCGTCGATGCGTCGGCGCTGTCACGAATGATCGGGTAACGAACGATATTGCGAGTTAGTCGCAGATACGCTAGCGGGCAGCGATGACGAGCGCGGGAACAGCGGCGTGAGCGACGGGATGGTGCAGGACGCGCGGCAAGTGCGCGTGCAGCGCACTGCGCGGTCCGCCGCGCCGCCGGCAGCGCCGCGTGCCAGGCGGCGGGTGCGCGCGACGTTCCTGAAGCAGGTGCATCTGTGGCATTGGGTTAGCGCGGCGCTGTCACTCGCCGGGATGCTGCTGTTCGCGATCACCGGCATCACGCTCAACCACGCCGCCTCGATCGGCGCCGAGCCGAAGGTGACGCGCGCCGAGGCGGTGCTGCCGCCCACGGCAATCGCGGCGCTGCGCGGGGCTCGGCCGGCGGGCGCGGCGCTGCCCGCGGGGGTCGCCGCGGCGGTGACGGCGGCGGTGGCGCTCGACCCCGCGGGGCGGGCGGGCGAGTGGACCGATGAGGAGGTCTATGTCGCGCTGCCCGGGCCGGGGCGCGACGCGTGGGTGAGCATCGATCGCGCAAGCGGCCGGGTGGAGGCGGAGACGACGTGGCGCGGCTGGATCTCGTACGTCAACGATCTGCACAAGGGCCGCAACACGGGCGATGCCTGGTTCTGGTTCATCGACGCGTTCGCGATCGCCTGCATCGTCTTCACGCTGACCGGGCTGCTGCTGCTCCAGCTTCACGCCCGGCATCGCCCGTCCACCTGGCCGCTCGTGGCGACGAGTCTCATCCTGCCGCTGCTGCTGGCCGTGTTCCTGATCCATTGACGTGAAAGCCGAAAGAAGCCCCATGCGCCCTGCCCATCTGCTTGCCGCCGGCGCGATCGCCGCGCCGATCATCGCCGCCCCCACGGTCGCCGCGGCGCAGACGGTGAGCGTTACGATCCCGCGGCTCAACGTCGCCGAATATCACCGCCCGTATGTCGCCGGGTGGCTTGAGCCCGCGGCGGGCGGCGCGGCACGCACCGTGTTCGTCTGGTACGACATCAAGAAGCGCGGCGCGGAGCCCGGCACCAAGTGGCTCGCCGATCTGCGCAGCTGGTGGCGCAAGGGCGGACGCGGGCTGGCGCTGCCCGCCGACGGGGTGAGCGGTGCGACGCGCGCGCCGGGCACGTATCAGGTGCCGCTGCCGCGCAACCTGCCCGCGGGGCAATATGTGCTCAACGTCGAGGCGGCGCGCGAGACGGGCGGGCGCGAACTGGTGCGCGTGCCGATCACGCTGCCCGGCCGCGGCGGCAGCGCGACGGGCAGCACAGAACTCGCCGCCGTCACGGTTCGCTGAGAAAGGGACACACGATCATGCGCCTCTCCACCCTGCTGCTTGCCGCCGGCGGCGCGATCACGCTCGCCGCGCCGGCGCTGGCGCACCGCCAGTGGCTGCTGCCGTCGACGACGACGCTCGCCGACACCAATCAATATGTCACGGTCGACGCGGCGGTATCGAACGATTTGTTCTATCCCGATCACGTCGCAATGCGGCCCGAGCAGATCAAGGTGTGGACCCCCGATGGCGCGCCCGCGGCGATCGAGAATGCCGCCACCGGGCGGCACCGCACGACGTTCGACGTCAAGGTCGACAAGCCGGGCACGTGGAAGATCGGCACCGAAATGGCGAACGTGATGGGCAGCTTCACGCTCAACGGCGAGACGTGGCGCGTCGGCGGGCGGCGCGGGCCGATGGGCGGGCCGGGTGCGGCGGGAACGCCGGCGGGTGCTCCAGGTGCCGCGCGGCCGGCGCCCAAGTTCGTGGCGACGGCGGCCGAGATCCCAGCCGGCGCGGACGACGTCAAGCTGACCGAGGTTCTGAGCCGCAACGTCGTGTTCGTGACGGCGGGTGCGCCGAGCGAGGGCGTGTTCAAGCCGACGGGCAAGGGGCTGGAGATGCAGCCGGTGACGCATCCCAGCGCGCTGGTGGCGGACGAGGAGGGGCAGTTTCGCTTCCTCGTTGACGGCAAGCCCGCCGCCGGCATCAAGGTGACGGTGGTGCCCGGATCGAAGAAGTTCCGCACGGCCGAGGACGCGCAGGAGCTGACGACGGGCGCCGACGGGCTGCTGCGCGTCAAGTGGCCGGTCGCCGGCATGTACTGGCTAAGCGCCAGCGCAAGTGACGCGAAGGCGAGTGTGCCGCGCGCGACCGAGCGTCGGATGAGCTATACCACGACGCTGGAAGTGCCCGCGCCCTGACGCGCGCCGAGGCGGGCATGACGCCGCGGCTTGCGGTGCCGCGGACGCTCGATCCCCTGGCGCTGGCGGGGTGGGACGCGGGGGCGAGGCTCGCGACGCTCGGCGGCGCGACGATGGGCACGACATGGGCGATCCGCCTCGCCGCGCCGCCGGGCGACGACCTCACCGACTTGCGGCGTGAGGTCGAGGCGCTGCTGGCGCGGCTGGTGGCGCAGATGAGCCACTGGGAGCCAGCGTCGCTGTTGTCGCGGTACAACCGCGCGCCCGCCGACAGCTGGACCGCGCTGCCGCCCGAATTCGCCACGGTGATGGCGGCCGCGCTCGACGTGGCGGCGCGATCGGATGGGGCGTTCGATCCGGCGATCGGGGGGCTCGTCGACCTGTGGGGCTATGGCGCGTTGCCGGCGGCGGGCGTGCCGGATGCGGCGGCGATCGACGCGGCGCGAGTTGCCGGCGGGTGGCGGCGGCTACGCTTCGACCGCGCCGCGCGGCGGCTGTACCAGCCCGGCGGCGTGCGGCTCGACCTGTCGGGCATCGCCAAGGGCTATGCCGTCGACGCGGTTGCGGCGCTGCTCGCGGCGCGCGGCGTGCGCCATTGCCTGGTCGAGATCGGCGGCGAGTTCGTCGGGCGCGGGATGCGGCCCGATGGCGATCCGTGGTGGGTCGAGCTCGAGACGCCGGGCGACGTCGCGGCGCCGATCCGCGTCGCGCTGCACCAACTCGCGGTCGCGACCTCAGGCGATTACGTGCGCGGGCACCACACGATCGATCCGCGGACGGGCCATCCGGTCGATCACGCGCTCGTCGTCAGCGTGCTCCACGCCAGTGCGATGGTCGCCGACGCCTGGGCGACCGCGCTCGGCGTTCTGGGTGGGACGGCAATGATCGAGCGGGTGACGGGCGAAGGGTTGGCGGTACGCGCGCTGCTGCGAAAGGGTGACGGCGTGAGTGAGTGGATCAGCCCCGCGCTTGCGGAGATGCTGACGGACTGACCGGGGGCCGCCCGTTATTGCGCGAGCCGGACGATTTTGACGCGGGTGCCGGGCGTGAGCGGGTCGGTCGATTTCCCGCCGTTGAGCAGATCGAACAGTGCGCGCGGCGCGGCGTCCGCGTTCAGCGCCGAGAGGCTCGCGCGCGTGTCACCGGCGCGGACGGGAACGACGCGCACGAAGCGTGGGCGCAGCCGTGCCGCCTCGTCCGGCGACAGCCGCCGGAACGAGGCGAACAGCGCCGCCACTGCCGCCGCATCGGCATTCGCCGGCGGGGAGGCGACGATGAAGTGATACGCTTGGCCGTCGCCCCCATCGTAGACCGCGATCGACAGCGGCACCGCGCCGTCGCGCACCGCCAGCCGCAGCCGCAGCAGCACCGCGGGGATGCCGTTGATCACGGTCGAGACGGCATCGTCGAGCGTCGCTGGCGCATCGCCGACGATATGGTTGGCGAGCGCCTCGGCATGCGCCTCGAGCGTCGGTGCGGCGAGCGGTGCGCCGCCGAACTCGCCGGAGATGCCGTTGGGGCCGGTGAGCCGGATCGCCTGCGGGCTGTTGGTCAGCGCGAAGCCGGGGGGCGCCTCGAACGAGATGCGCATGATCGGATGCGCGAAGCGGCGCCCGAGCACGAAGCCCTGTTCGGGATCGTCGCCCCATAACAGGCCATCGACGGCATCAAGATAGGCGTCCGCGCGCTCGGGCAGCTCGTCGTCCTTCAGCCCGGTATCGTCCGCCGCATCGCGCGCGCGATCGATGCGATGCGCCGTCGTCGGGTGGCTGAGCGCCCATTCGGGGATGCCGCGCGCGGTGTCGCGCCGCTCGGTGGCGGTGAGGAACGCCTCCTGCCGTTGCAGCGCGGCGAGCATGTCGCCGGCGGCGTAGACGTCGTAGCCGGCGCGCTGGAGATAACGAATGCCATAGTCGTCCGCTTCGTATTCCTGCCCGCGCGAGTAGCGCAGCGTGAAATATTGTGCCGCCTGACTGGCGAGCCGGGTGAGCCGCTCGGACCCGGTGACGCTGACCGCGATGACGCCGAGCGTGCGCCAGATCGACCGCTGCTGCTGGCGCTGCGCGTGCTGCGCGGCGATGTGGCCGACCTCGTGGCCGAGCACGGAAGCGAGTTCCGCCTCGCTCGTCACCACCGCGAGTAGCCCGCGGGTGACGTAGATGAAGCAGCCGGGGACGGCGAAGGCGTTGACGACGTCGCTGTTGACGAGCGTGAAGGTGCATTCGCCGGGCGTGCCGGCGGCGGCGGCGATGCGTTCACCGACCGCGGCGACGTAGCGCGCCTGCGGCCCGGCGTAGGCGCCGCCGAACTCGGCGAGCAGCTGCGGATGCTGCTGCGCGCCGATCGCGCGTTCCTCGTCGGTGATCTCGGGCGCGGCATCGGGCACGCCGCCGCCACAGCTGGCGAGCAGTAGCGCGAGCGCGGTGGCGAGGATGCGCCGCGTCACGAGCGGTCGAGCATCCGGCAGGCACGCCGCATCAAACCGGCCGAGCCCGCCCATCCGATCCGGCGCGAGAATAAGAGAGCCATCGAGCGCGTCCTGCCTTTCCGCCAACCGCAACGGTCGAGCCGCCATCCGGTTCGATCGCGCGCGGATCGAGTGGCGATCAGGCGGCGGCGGGGCGGGCGCGGTGGCGCGCGAGATCGCGCTGATAGGCGATCAGCCGCCGCTCGATCTGCTCGCGCCCCGCCTCGCTCGCCGCGCCGCGCAGCGCGAGCGCGTAGCCGTAGCCGACGCTCGCCTCGATCTCCTGCACGTCGATCGCGCCGAGCACCCAGGCGAGCATCGCGGCGACATAGACCGCGTCCAGC carries:
- a CDS encoding NAD-glutamate dehydrogenase domain-containing protein, whose protein sequence is MAKASMKALTQALADRLTHGALPGELDGFGPAEQAEAAAFLAATAERRAPGTVAIALDTLPGDGTARRMRLAIVNDDMPFLVDSIAGAIGAHDIAIDRIIHPVVPVSRDADGVLGGVGDSGTRESMIYIETERADARERRELVDDLTAGLADVRAAVADWRAMQATLAADAGMLEETGGDHEGAALMRWFLDRHFTLLGHERWLADGTSDRAPLGIARQPHEPALLAERSRRLAIDYFAAGKPAPLLLKSSLISPVHRRAPIDLVVVPLRDGGRITGLSIHAGLWTSAALNAPPRSVPVLRQRLAELEKKLGFDPAGHAGKALTHAMAALPHDLVTAVDAEAVESLALTAMSLADRPRPKLVLLRSALGRHLFAFAWLPRDDLTTARRVAIGEMLAEAANGTILNWSISLEDGTVAMLRYTIDLRQGGAVPDTAALDARLVKMVRGWERDVEAALAERLAPARAARLALRWAASFPANYRNLSTPEEAAEDILRVSELADAADRAVLIYPAVAGEDHRLKIYKSHGALALSEAVPVLENFGYRVIGELPTRLREDSDSFVHDFIVETRADVADIDRTVLEDAIADVLRGTAENDAFNRLMLVAGLTPAAVLLYRAWFRYLRQAGLAYGLTTVADALGRAPALAKALIDRFTLAHDPAATGDVAAIDAEIAAGLDAIVAIDDDRILRAFKAVIAATLRTNAFAPAAAEALAFKLDSARIPGLPAPLPWREIWVYSPRVEGIHLRAGPVARGGLRWSDRRDDFRTEILGLMKAQRVKNAVIVPTGAKGGFYPKQLPNPATDRDAWLAEGTESYRIFIRTLLSITDNIVAGKVVHPDGVRVHDGEDPYFVVAADKGTATFSDVANAIALDRGFWLGDAFASGGSQGYDHKAMGITAKGAWVSVQRHFAERGVDVQKDVIRVVGCGDMSGDVFGNGMLLSQTLKIVAAFDHRHIFLDPDPDPAVSWAERARLFSLPRSSWQDYDATLISAGGGVFPRAAKSIRLSPEIKAALDISADEIEPGALISAILKAPVDLIWFGGIGTYVKAAGENNAAVGDPANDRLRVDAEELRATAIGEGANLGVTQAARIAFSAKGGRINTDFIDNSAGVDCSDNEVNIKIALNREMAEGRLSFDDRNALLGAMTDDVAHLVLEDNRLQTLALSIAERGGARGVPSYVRAIEIFEASGRLDRRVEGLAANEDLLRRSAEGRGLTRPELAVLLSTAKLALQDAIEQAELGADKLLEPDLHAAFPPAMRERLAKAIDKHQLRGEIVATKLANRIVNRIGLLNPFELAEEEGAALSDVAAMFVVVERLFALDTLWLDIETTAMPEAGRLALFEGVARAVRGQVADLLRVVAPGTMPGDVLARIGKGVAKLETQATDLLLAEARTESARIAASLARAGAPDALAARVVRLSELDGAIGLVDLSGKSKTDETALTRAYTRLGEALGLDWAQAAATRLAPSDPWERLLVAGLVRDFEQMRLDFLAREGKRDPDAAVEAWLAENPARVAQFAAVVTRARQSATPNAAMLAQVASQARMLLGR
- a CDS encoding haloacid dehalogenase type II → MAVAGVPKVLAFDVFGTVVDWRTSVARESAIFLQRIGRADIDATRFTDRWRYRYLDVMKRYRETGRSFTVLDVLHREMLDETLRGDGVDPAALDPALLQDWTFAWRRLAPWPDSVAGLARLKTRFPIVTLSNGNIALMLALARHAGLPWDAILGAEVTQAYKPDPEAYVGTARILGVAPGELCLVAAHHSDLAAARACGLATAYIARPDEYGGRRTADDDAAQDWDWSANSLVALADELGCPPAA
- a CDS encoding TauD/TfdA family dioxygenase — encoded protein: MASQTLARAAERKIAPHIGVEFTDVDLNQLDDGTFAAMRDALADHGVVFVRDQQLTPEQHIAFARRWGTIDVNNYFPANGGHPEIAEVRKAENQQTNIGGGWHTDHSYDQVPAMGSILLARETPPSGGDTLFASLSAAFDSLSEGMKATLRTMRAVHSADHIYSADGIYSKTDQGADLKGHDVRTHAVHPVVIRHPRTGREILYVNPAFTLHFEGWTRAESQPLLTYLYQVAMRDEFQCRLQWSPGSIAIWDNRSTWHCAMNDYHGHRRLMHRITISGEPLN
- a CDS encoding Crp/Fnr family transcriptional regulator: MTIADDLMPLLARSGWFARQPAALQRRLAAAGRVVSLAAGQWVYSQGDEGTGLCALLSGALRLEVALDAERDVLIGIATPPAILGQTQRRGGGPRIVTTRANVPSRVLLIADDALERVAAAEPGVWRAVNELVYAQLEEMTRVAARLLIQGPAARVAWRLLQIADGTEARIGQADLAELTGLSRKTVNAHLAAFEAAGAITRGYRGVRIVDASALSRMIG
- a CDS encoding PepSY-associated TM helix domain-containing protein, which gives rise to MVQDARQVRVQRTARSAAPPAAPRARRRVRATFLKQVHLWHWVSAALSLAGMLLFAITGITLNHAASIGAEPKVTRAEAVLPPTAIAALRGARPAGAALPAGVAAAVTAAVALDPAGRAGEWTDEEVYVALPGPGRDAWVSIDRASGRVEAETTWRGWISYVNDLHKGRNTGDAWFWFIDAFAIACIVFTLTGLLLLQLHARHRPSTWPLVATSLILPLLLAVFLIH
- a CDS encoding DUF2271 domain-containing protein — protein: MRPAHLLAAGAIAAPIIAAPTVAAAQTVSVTIPRLNVAEYHRPYVAGWLEPAAGGAARTVFVWYDIKKRGAEPGTKWLADLRSWWRKGGRGLALPADGVSGATRAPGTYQVPLPRNLPAGQYVLNVEAARETGGRELVRVPITLPGRGGSATGSTELAAVTVR